From the Candidatus Delongbacteria bacterium genome, the window CACAAGAAGGGCAAACTACGTGAGGTAATTTTGGAGCACCACATTCTGGACAAGCTGAACTATTTTTAGCGTTTATTTTCCAGTGTGTTTTTCTTGTTTTTGCTTTTGTTTTAGATGTTTTTCGCTTTGGAACTGGCATCTTTGTCTCCTGCTTAGTGTTTTTCTATTTGAAATTCATATTTTTAGAAATCTCTGCTAATTTTTCCCATCTAGGATCAATTTTCTGCTCCTTTGAACACTCACATA encodes:
- the rpmF gene encoding 50S ribosomal protein L32; translation: MPVPKRKTSKTKAKTRKTHWKINAKNSSACPECGAPKLPHVVCPSCGKYKGLQILDIKE